A section of the Pimelobacter simplex genome encodes:
- a CDS encoding 3-isopropylmalate dehydrogenase — translation MTDTSSASFTPATGQVDLAVIPGDGIGPEVTAEALKVLEVAAPAELKFSRTQYDLGAENYLKTGEVLPDAVLAEIKGQDAILLGAVGGKPNDPNLPPGILERGLLLKLRFELDHYVNLRPSRLFPGSVAPLSDAVLGKGEIDFVVVREGTEGPYTGNGGALRVGTPAEVATEVSVNTAYGVERVVRDAFERARKRPRKKLTLVHKTNVLVHAGQVWWRLFEKVAAEYPDVTTDYCHIDAVMIFLATDPQRFDVIVTDNLFGDIVTDLAAAITGGIGLAASGNVNPDRTAPSMFEPVHGSAPDIAGQLIADPTAAILSGALLLDHLGHPEAAARIETAVLADLEARTPGQQRRTPEVGDAIAARVAG, via the coding sequence ATGACCGACACGTCCTCTGCCTCCTTCACGCCCGCGACCGGCCAGGTCGACCTCGCCGTCATCCCTGGTGACGGCATCGGTCCCGAGGTCACCGCCGAGGCGCTCAAGGTGCTCGAGGTGGCGGCGCCGGCCGAGCTGAAGTTCTCCCGCACCCAGTACGACCTCGGTGCCGAGAACTACCTCAAGACCGGCGAGGTCCTGCCCGACGCGGTCCTCGCCGAGATCAAGGGCCAGGACGCGATCCTCCTCGGCGCCGTCGGCGGCAAGCCCAACGACCCGAACCTGCCCCCGGGCATCCTCGAGCGCGGCCTGCTGCTCAAGCTCCGCTTCGAGCTCGACCACTACGTCAACCTGCGTCCCTCGCGCCTGTTCCCGGGCTCGGTCGCGCCGCTGTCCGACGCGGTGCTGGGCAAGGGCGAGATCGACTTCGTGGTCGTCCGCGAGGGCACCGAGGGCCCCTACACCGGCAACGGCGGCGCCCTGCGCGTCGGTACGCCGGCCGAGGTCGCCACCGAGGTCTCGGTCAACACCGCCTACGGCGTCGAGCGCGTCGTGCGCGACGCCTTCGAGCGCGCCCGCAAGCGCCCCCGCAAGAAGCTCACCCTCGTCCACAAGACCAACGTGCTCGTGCACGCCGGTCAGGTCTGGTGGCGGCTGTTCGAGAAGGTCGCGGCGGAGTACCCCGACGTGACCACCGACTACTGCCACATCGACGCGGTGATGATCTTCCTCGCCACCGACCCCCAGCGCTTCGACGTCATCGTCACCGACAACCTGTTCGGCGACATCGTCACCGACCTCGCCGCCGCGATCACCGGCGGCATCGGCCTGGCCGCGTCGGGCAACGTCAACCCCGACCGCACCGCGCCGTCGATGTTCGAGCCCGTGCACGGCTCGGCCCCCGACATCGCGGGTCAGCTCATCGCCGACCCGACCGCGGCGATCCTGTCCGGTGCGCTCCTGCTCGACCACCTCGGCCACCCCGAGGCGGCCGCCCGGATCGAGACGGCGGTCCTCGCCGACCTCGAGGCGCGCACGCCCGGCCAGCAGCGTCGTACGCCCGAGGTGGGCGACGCGATCGCGGCACGAGTAGCGGGCTGA
- a CDS encoding O-methyltransferase has translation MSAPPELPDVVNRAFDVSRRAGYVSFCRNETGRLLAALAATREGTMAEFGTGCGVGTAWLRSGVRNDKARILTAELNPKLAAAAAEIFEDDAQVDVLAADWSTLMDKGPFSLLFLDSGDPSAVGVDKIADLVEPGGIVVLDDFVPCEMWPPITGGRVDTLREEWLTDERFTTVEVMVAVDASALIATRR, from the coding sequence ATGAGCGCGCCTCCCGAGCTTCCCGACGTCGTCAACCGCGCGTTCGACGTGTCCCGGCGCGCGGGCTACGTGTCGTTCTGCCGCAACGAGACCGGCCGCCTGCTGGCCGCGCTCGCGGCGACCCGCGAGGGCACGATGGCCGAGTTCGGCACCGGCTGCGGCGTCGGTACGGCGTGGCTGCGCTCGGGCGTGCGCAACGACAAGGCGCGCATCCTCACCGCCGAGCTCAACCCCAAGCTCGCCGCGGCCGCGGCCGAGATCTTCGAGGACGACGCCCAGGTCGACGTCCTCGCCGCGGACTGGTCGACGCTGATGGACAAGGGCCCGTTCTCGCTGCTCTTCCTCGACTCCGGTGACCCCTCGGCGGTCGGCGTCGACAAGATCGCCGACCTGGTCGAGCCGGGCGGCATCGTGGTGCTCGACGACTTCGTGCCGTGCGAGATGTGGCCGCCGATCACCGGCGGCCGGGTCGACACGCTGCGCGAGGAGTGGCTGACCGACGAGCGGTTCACCACCGTCGAGGTGATGGTCGCCGTGGACGCCTCGGCGCTCATCGCCACCCGCCGCTGA
- a CDS encoding FHA domain-containing protein: protein MSTCPSGHESAADDYCDVCGLPIPAGGGAPAPAADPAAEAAASAAPAAPAAPAEPTTTACPNCQAANPPSALFCEACGYDFTTGSMPRPITPLAPPSPLDLDAPSAPSAPSVPDAPPAPPVSVAPPLAEAWVAEVWIDPDWYADQESTDPLPSAGVPTVVPLRSTSILVGRTSRSRGIHPDIDLGSDNGISRRHCQLTTDGSRWWVEDLGSSNGTYLGSAVGPLPKDPVPAGEKREIAPDARVYLGAWTRLVVRRAQPGEV, encoded by the coding sequence ATGAGTACCTGCCCGTCCGGGCACGAATCGGCCGCCGACGACTACTGCGACGTCTGCGGTCTGCCGATCCCGGCCGGCGGCGGTGCTCCGGCACCCGCCGCCGACCCGGCCGCGGAGGCCGCCGCATCGGCCGCTCCGGCCGCTCCGGCGGCCCCTGCCGAGCCGACCACCACCGCGTGCCCGAACTGCCAGGCCGCGAACCCGCCGAGCGCGCTGTTCTGCGAGGCCTGCGGCTACGACTTCACGACCGGCTCGATGCCGCGGCCGATCACCCCGCTCGCCCCGCCCTCGCCGCTCGACCTCGACGCGCCCTCGGCGCCGTCCGCGCCCTCCGTGCCGGACGCCCCGCCGGCGCCGCCGGTCTCGGTCGCGCCGCCGCTGGCCGAGGCCTGGGTGGCCGAGGTGTGGATCGACCCCGACTGGTACGCCGACCAGGAGTCCACCGACCCGCTGCCCTCCGCGGGCGTGCCGACCGTCGTACCGCTGCGGTCGACGTCGATCCTGGTCGGGCGCACCTCGCGCAGCCGCGGGATCCACCCCGACATCGACCTCGGCTCCGACAACGGCATCAGCCGGCGCCACTGCCAGCTGACCACCGACGGCAGCCGCTGGTGGGTCGAGGACCTGGGCTCCTCCAACGGCACCTACCTCGGCTCGGCCGTCGGCCCGCTGCCCAAGGACCCGGTGCCGGCGGGCGAGAAGCGCGAGATCGCCCCGGACGCCCGCGTCTACCTCGGGGCGTGGACCCGGCTGGTGGTCCGGCGGGCCCAGCCGGGCGAGGTCTGA
- a CDS encoding vWA domain-containing protein — MAEFSAAVYQNEFLPDGGTDVNAIVTITCQGAGTAGQSGAGSAGEIIIVDTSGSMGPSTMAAAKEAAQAALAEIVDGTYFAVIAGADRAMLAYPQVSSGPGMVRMDARTRQDAAAAIGRFVGSGGTAISTWLDLAGQLFGSVAEVTQRHVLLLTDGENRERPGRLDDAINRATGYFQADCRGAGTDWQVAEIRRIAQALLGTVDIIPRPAEMKAQFEEIMRNAMSRGVADASLRVWTPQGAEVLFVRQVSPTVEDLSNRRTPVNPLTGDYPTGAWADESRDYHVAIRVPAKAIGQEQLAARVQLALGSDVVTQALVKATWSGNSELTTRIDQQVAHYTGQAELAQMIQEGLAAKAAGDEATATTKLGRAVQLAAETGNDEATSKLRKVVDVDSEETGTVRLKRAVDKADEMALDTASTKTTRIRKEPTS; from the coding sequence ATGGCTGAGTTCAGCGCCGCCGTCTACCAGAACGAGTTCCTGCCCGACGGCGGGACCGACGTCAACGCGATCGTCACGATCACCTGCCAGGGGGCCGGCACCGCCGGTCAGTCCGGCGCGGGCAGCGCGGGCGAGATCATCATCGTCGACACCTCGGGCTCGATGGGCCCCTCGACGATGGCTGCCGCCAAGGAGGCCGCGCAGGCCGCGCTGGCCGAGATCGTCGACGGCACCTACTTCGCCGTCATCGCCGGCGCCGACCGCGCGATGCTGGCCTACCCGCAGGTCTCCAGCGGCCCGGGCATGGTCCGGATGGACGCCCGTACCCGCCAGGACGCCGCCGCCGCGATCGGCCGCTTCGTCGGCAGCGGCGGCACCGCGATCAGCACCTGGCTCGACCTGGCCGGCCAGCTCTTCGGCTCCGTCGCCGAGGTCACCCAGCGCCACGTCCTGCTGCTCACCGACGGCGAGAACCGCGAGCGCCCCGGCCGGCTCGACGACGCGATCAACCGCGCGACCGGCTACTTCCAGGCCGACTGCCGCGGCGCCGGCACCGACTGGCAGGTCGCCGAGATCCGCCGGATCGCCCAGGCCCTGCTCGGCACCGTCGACATCATCCCGCGCCCGGCGGAGATGAAGGCGCAGTTCGAGGAGATCATGCGCAACGCCATGTCCCGCGGCGTCGCCGACGCCTCGCTGCGGGTCTGGACGCCCCAGGGCGCCGAGGTGCTCTTCGTGCGCCAGGTCTCGCCGACCGTCGAGGACCTCAGCAACCGGCGGACGCCGGTCAACCCGCTCACCGGCGACTACCCGACGGGCGCCTGGGCCGACGAGTCCCGCGACTACCACGTCGCGATCCGGGTCCCGGCCAAGGCGATCGGCCAGGAGCAGCTCGCGGCCCGGGTCCAGCTCGCGCTCGGCAGCGACGTCGTCACCCAGGCGCTGGTCAAGGCGACCTGGTCGGGCAACTCCGAGCTCACCACCCGGATCGACCAGCAGGTCGCCCACTACACCGGGCAGGCCGAGCTCGCCCAGATGATCCAGGAGGGGCTCGCGGCCAAGGCCGCCGGCGACGAGGCGACCGCGACCACCAAGCTCGGCCGCGCCGTCCAGCTCGCCGCCGAGACCGGCAACGACGAGGCGACCTCCAAGCTCCGCAAGGTCGTCGACGTCGACAGCGAGGAGACCGGCACCGTCCGGCTCAAGCGCGCGGTCGACAAGGCCGACGAGATGGCCCTCGACACCGCCTCCACCAAGACCACGAGGATCCGCAAGGAGCCCACCTCATGA